The Planctomycetota bacterium genomic sequence AAGCGAGGCGCGCAAGCCAGTGGCCCCACGGCCAAATCGCCAGCGTGTTTCGCCCCTCCTTCCTTCACGGCACGTTCTTCTTCGCGCCCTTGGCGTCTTTGCGGTTCAAATCCTCTGCTGATGTCTTTCCGGCGTGGTGCCCGTCGTGTCGTCGTAGTCGAATCCCCTTCGTCATTTCTTTTCTCTGTGTCGCGCAATCAATCCTTAAGGCCTGGAGCATGACATCCCGCGAACAATGGTGAGGGGGTAGCATCGGTCGCTAGGGCAACCGGCGCCCCGAACAAAGGCGCAAACCATGCCTGGGTAGTCGCCGCTGCGGCATGTTACACTGGCAATTCACCGCCACTTGGCTGCTCGTTTCATCTCTGCCTTGAATCACTTCGTTGGCACGCCGCTCGATGGATACGCCGATCGACTCGTTCCTGTTGGTTTCGTTCGGAGGGCCCGAGGGGCCGGACGACGTGCTGCCGTTTCTGGAGAACGTGCTGCGCGGCCGCAACGTGCCGCGCGAGCGGATGCTGACGGTGGCCGAGCATTACCAGCAATTCGGCGGCGTCAGCCCGATCAATGCCCAGAACCGTGCGCTGCTGGTGGCCTTGCGCGACGAACTGCGGCGTCATGGCCCCGAGCTGCCCCTGTATTTCGGCAATCGCAACTGGCATCCGTTGTTGCCCGACACGCTGCGCCAGATGGCCGCCGATGGTCGCCGCCGGGCGGTGGCGTTCTTTACGTCGGCGTTCAGCAGCTACTCCGGCTGTCGCCAGTACCGCGAGAACGTGATGGCGGCCCAGCAAGAGGTCGGCACCAGCGCCCCGCGCGTCGACAAGCTCAGGATGTTTTACAACCACCCGGGTTTTGTCGAACCGTCGATCGAAAACGTCGTGTCGGCCTGGCGGCAAGTGCCCGAGTCGCGCCGCGCCGCAGCCCGCGTGGTCTTTACGGCCCACAGCATCCCGAGCGCGATGGCCGACCAGTGCAAGTACGAAGATCAACTCCGCGAGACGGCCGGGTTGATCATGACGGCGCTCCCCGGCGCGGCCTGGCAGTTGGCCTATCAAAGTCGCAGCGGCCCGCCGAACCAGCCGTGGCTCGAGCCCGACATTCTCGACGTGCTGCGCACGCTGGCGGCCGAAGGAGTGCGCGACGTGGTGGTGATGCCGGTCGGGTTTGTCTCGGACCACTTGGAGGTGATGTACGACCTGGACACGGCCGCCCAGCAGTTGGCCCATGAACTGGGTATGAACCTCGTCCGCGCGGCCACGGTCGGCACGCACCCGCGATTCGTGACAATGATACGCGAGCTGATCGTCGAGCGGATTGCGGCCGAGCAGGGAGGTGCGCCCGCGCGCCCGGCGCTCGGATGCCTGGGCCCCAGTCACGATGTGTGTCCGGTCGATTGCTGCCTGCCGCCGGCCAGACCGGCGGGGCGGAATGCCTAATGCGTAATGCTGAATTGCGGAGCTGCGAAGCTGGCGCCTTCAACCCTCGCCCCTTGCGGGAGAGGGTGGTTCGCATAGCGAACCGGGTGAGGGGTAAGTCCCAAGCTCGTACGACTGATAACTTCTTTACCCCTCATCCGCCCTTCGGGCACCTTCTCCCACAAGGGGAGAAGGGCTAGCGCTGGCCGCGGGATGTTGGTGGTCGTTTATTACAACGGACCACAGACCACGGACAACTGACAAACCTCAGTCCACCGCACTCTCGGCTAGGATTTTGCGATACGCTTGTCGGGCGACTTCGTACGCGGCGGCGGCGGCTTCGCGTTCGTCGTCGCGAATCTTCTTCTGCTTGGCGTTCCAGCAGACATCGACCGCGTCAAGGCACCACTGGGCGCTCGCGCGGCTGGCGCGAACTGGTTGGCCGTCGACTTCGATCCAGATCGGGTTCGTGTGTGACGTGGGGAGAATGCGAACCGCGACCCAGCACGACCGGCCGGGCTTAATCGTGAACTCAAGCGGTGTGATCGTCCCGTCGGCCGCGATCTCGCGGCGTTCGACGGCCTGGCCATTCACAAGCAACTCGACCGGCACGCGGCGCGAGTCGTCGAGCCGGGCTCGTTCCGGATGCCAGTAGGGCTTCTCGTCCCAACGCTTATTGCGAATCTCGGCCTTGGGCGTTTCGTCCAACCACGCGGCCGCGTTGACCGTCACCTTCAGCGGTTGGTTGGCCTTCGCGGCCAGCACGCTGGCCCGCTCCTTGCCGTCGGCGTCCTTGGCGCCGGGCTCGCCCACGCCGAGTTGCTCGACCTTAAAGTCGTACACGTGGCTCAGTCCATCGCTGACGTACGAGCGTCCCTGGCGAATCCCCTCGGCCCAGGTGTCGTAGTCGAGTTGCTGTTTGCCGAGCTTGACGTACGAGCGCCCCAGGCCAATTCGCTCGCCGTAAATACAAGGGAAGTCGGTCTCGCCGCTGATGCGTGTCGTCATGCCGCAGTTGAGCGTGTGATACCAGATGTTCAATTCCCAATGGGCCGGCGTGTCGACGGTCGAGATGAAATCGCACGCGCCGTGGACCGTGTCGACGATGTATTCATTGGCGCCAATGCCGTCGAACTTCGGCATTTCCAGGTTCGGCAGCTTGGTGCTTTCGATCTTCAGCCCCCAGCCACTGTGCGAAAAGCCGACGACCGAGCCTTGCTCTTGCCCCCATTGCAGAATCGGCAAGTCCCAACTCGGCCACTCCTCAATGGTGCTCACGCCGCGATAGTCGTCCTCTTTTAACCGCAACAGGCAAAGATGCCCGCAGTGCGAGCTGGGGAAGCCCGACACTTCGACGTCATAGCGCATCAAGTAATCGCGGGTCGACAAGCTGTGCGTCTTGCCTTCGAAGAATTGCTTCTGGTGGTACCAGCACGGCCCCCACGACAAGACGCAACCGACGTTCAGGTCTTCGCCCAGGATGTGCCGCATCATATCGGCCGGCTGCACCCCTTCGGTCGGCGATTCGTAGTGCGAGCAGCCCGCCGCGTGGACGTGATGATCGCCGGAGTACCAGCCCTGGTCGGCCAGCTTGATCCAGCGCCGCAGGCTGAACGTCTCGGTCGATGGCTGCCCGGCCACGACGTTGATCTCGCGCGACAAGACGCGATACTCGGGCCCGCGACCGTACACCACGGTGAACTTGCCCGGCGGCAGCAGCACGTTCTCGCCATCGGCCCGGTAGACCTGATCGTGGAAGAAAAAGTCAGGGGCCAACCGCCGGGTGCGCGACGGATAGACGCGCCCGCGCCCGTCGCGAAAGACAAAATGCCCCGTCGTCGGCCGGCCGTCGGTGTCGAGCACGCGCAAGGTCACGGCCTGGGCCGGCGCGCAATCGAACAGCACGTTCAACTCGCTGCGAAAGCCCAAATCTTGCGTCCCCTGGCCGACGTCGAACATCAACTTGGCTTCGCGCTTGCCGGCGTCGCGGCTGTACAACTCGACGACGCGATACTCGACCTTCAAAGCCGACAGTTCCTTGGCCAGCGGCTGATCGGTGTATTGGCCGACGTCCATCCAGCGGGCTTCGACCTGCTCGGCGGGCAGAATGTCTTTCGGCGCGGGGCTTCCCGACGAGCGGCGATGCAGCGGCGCGGCATTGGGGCTGCTCACGCGCAGCGGCGCGGTCACGCCGGCTTCGTTGATTACCTTGACGAGGAACACGCTCCAGCCGTGTTGCATCAGTTGGGCCGCGGCGAGGCCACGAGCGACCTTCACCCGGCTTTCCGGATTGATGTTCACCTGGGCCAGACAGAGAGGGTCGAGAACTTGCTGGATGCCGCGGACGCGGGCCGTGGCGTCCTGTTCGGCCAGCGCAGCGGCCAGTTGTTGCCGCGCGGCCGGTTCGAGCGGAGCGCCGACCATGTTCAGGGCGTCGGCCACGCGCGCCGCCTGGGCCGCCAAGGGCTGCGCCTCGACATCGGCAACGGGTGTCAAAGGCTCGGCGCGGAGTGGGGCGTTGCATGACAGCAAGGCCAAACAAGCCAGTGCGGTTGCAATTGATTGCGTGATGCGGTGTGGCATAAAAGGGCCTCGCGGCAAGAGGGGGTCGGAGAAACGAGGAAATCGATCGCCTGTTCTCGGACGATTCACGGCGAGGTGCAGGTCTTTAAGCACCAAAGGTGCGCCTCATACCAGCCTGGGGCAACGCCCCAGGTATCGGAACCCGCGAGTCTTTAAGGGCTGAAGGCCCGCACCATCTTCGGATGCGTCGGGCTTTCAGCCCTTAGTCCCTTGTTGCGACTGTTACCTGGGGCGTTGCCCCAGGCTGGTATGTGCCGGGCCGTTGGCCCTTGAAGGCAAAAGTAAATGATTTATCGCAGTGCGAGCGGGCGTTTCCACAATTCACTCAAGGCAACGTCTGGCTGGCCGTCGTTCGCGCGACGTTTCAGTTCTTCGAGTAGTTGTGGATCGTCGAGCGACAATCCGGGTAACTCCTCAGGCAAGCTGCCCAAGAGCTGTTCGGCAAGCACCAAACGATCGTTCTCAGGCAATTGCAAGCACGCGGCCAAAAGCTCGTCACGACTAGCAGCCATAAGTCATTCGCGAAATCGAGTCCGTGGAGTCGTTTCAACTATTCTACATCAGGTGACCGACCAAAACCTCATTCGATGATTTGGGCCGAGTCTTTACCAGCTTTCAATCTGTAGCGGATGCTGCTGAATAAATTCGATCGCCTCGGGTCGGGTAAAGACGCTGGCCGTGGCGCTGATTGAGCGGACGCAACTGGCCCCCAGCGCCGCCCCCCAGGCCAGGCATTGTTCCAAGCTGCCCTCGTCGAGCAGGCCGGCGATGTAGCCTGCCACAAAGGCGTCGCCGGCGCCGGTGCCGCCGACGAACGGCATGCGGTGAGCCGCCGCGAGCAACCGGCGCTCGCCGCTGACAACGGTCAGCCCCTCGTCGCCGGCGGTGATCACCACGGTTCCGGCACCGGCTTCGCGCAGCCGCAGCGCTTGCTGCTTGGGGTCGTGCGCGCCGGTGATGATGGCCGCCTCGTCCCGGTTGGGCAGAAACACATCGGTCTCGGTGAGCACCGGTCCAAGCTGCGGCCAGTAGTCGCCCGGGCCGGGGAGCACCACGTCGAGCACCGTCGTCACGCCGGCGGCACGCGCTGCGCGAAACACTTCCCCCAGGCGCGCCGGATCGAGGCCGGCCATCAACAAGTAGCCGCCGACGTACAACACGCGACTGCGGCGCACCAGATCCAGCGGAATATCGTCGGCCGACAGCGCGGCATTCGCGCCCAGCGCGTGGATGAATCGTCGATCCTGCCCGGTGACGTTGATAATCATCGTCCCGGCCGTGCCGACGCCGGCGATGCGGCGGATGCCATCAACGGCAATGCCAGCGTCGCGGTGCGTGTCGATGACGAACTGGGCGAAGGCGTCATCACCGACACAGCCGATCAGTCCCGACTTGACGCCGACCCGGGCCAAGTCCATCGCCACGTTCGACGCGCACCCGCCAGTGGTCAGTTCGAGCCGATCGGTCAGCACCAGTTGCCCGGACTGGGGCAGATGCGGGATCGGCGCGCAAATATGGTCGGCCACCAACAGGCCAACGCTCAGACAGGCGGGCGAATCGTTCATCATTGAATATGCGGGGAGGTATGGGCGGGATGCTAGCGGCCACGACCGATCTTGACCGGCATCGACCTTTCGACCTACAGTTGCCCGGCTTGCGGTCGCAGGCGAACCGATTTTGACAGCCGACGCAACTTGGTTCTAGCACCCACGATCACGGCTCGCCAGCTTTTCAACTGGCAACGGCTCGGAACGCGCGCGGCGGACGACGCTCTGAAATGATTTCAGAGCCGGCTGGCGTCGCCTCGGGCCGGATTTCCTGCGACCCAAGTGGGTCACGCGATCATACGTCGTGGCCAATCATTTCGTGGGTATTCAGCGAGGTCGGCGTACCATGCGCAAGATGTGCTTGGTTCTGGCGGTGTCGTTGTCGGCGGTGGCGGCCTCGGCCGCGGCCCAAGCTCCTTCGCCGGCGCGATCGGCCGATCCAGTCCGCCTGGCGCGGCTGATCACCGATCTGGGAAGCAACCAATACGAAGTTCGCGTCGAAGCCAACCAGGCGCTGGCCGAGCTGGGCCCGGCTGCGCGAGGTGTGCTCGAGACGGCGCTCAAGTCGGACGATCCCGAAGTGCGCCTGCGGGCTGGTGAACTGCTGCGGCGCGTGAAGATTGAAGAACTGCTCGCTCCCAGCCGGATCGCCTTCCCAACCGCGCGCGGCTCAGCCGGCAAGTTAATTGCACAGCTTTCCGAGCAAGCCGGCAACCATGTGATGCTCGGTGACCAGTACGGCGGGTTCCACGACAAGGACATCGAGCTGGAACAACCGTCGGGGACGTTCTGGCCGCTGCTCGATGAAATCTGCCGCAAGTCCGAACACCGCGTCCGCGCGCACTACGACACGCGTCAGCCAGGGCTGGTGGTGATCGACGGCGGGCAGACTAGCTATCCCACGGCTTACTCGGGTCCGGTGCGGGCGCAAATCATCTCGGCCCGGCGGAACTTTTCCGAGGATCTCGACTACGAGCAAGTCACCAGCGAGCGATCGCACACCTTCCAGGTGACGTTCGCGCTCGTCTGGGAAGATCGGTTCCGTCTGGTCGCTTACCGGGCGCAGCCCGAACTGGTGTCGGCGCTCACGGACAAACAGACCGATCTGGCGGCGACCCCGCCGGCGGCCAGCGGATGGAACGTGGCCGGTTCGGGTACGCGGCAAGTGACGATGAGCATGCGGCTGCACCCGCCGGTGACGACCGCCAAACAGCTCGATACGTTTCATCTACGGTGGGGCGTGATGGCCGTCGGCGATTACGCCGCGCTCGAAGTAAGCGACCTGACGCCGGGCAAGATTCACCAGCAAGACGACGTTGAGCTGCAGATCGAAAGCTTGCCGACCGAAGCGGCCGCGCGGTGCGAGGTCTGTGTGGTGGTCCACCGCGAGCAGATGGTGACCGAGCCGCGCGACGTGGTATTCCAGGAATACGAGTTCGATCTGTTCGACACCGACGGGCGGATGTACCGGCGGCAAAGCCAGACCAACTCGTTCGCCGATGACGGCGCCCGGTCGAAGCTTACCTTCCAGGCCGAAAGCCCCGGCAGCAAGCCCGGGAAGCTGCGGTTCAGCTACCCACGTTTGCGCGCCGAGCGGAACCTGGAGATCGTGTTCCGTGATGTGCCGCTGCCGCGCGCTCGACCCGAGTGAGGAGATTTGAACCGCAAAGACGCAAAGGGCGCAAAAGAAAGATAACGGGAGTGGAATCGCAGAGGGCGCTGAGTTGCGCAGAGAAAAGAATTCTAAAAGTCCCTCCGCGATCCTCTGCGTTCTCTGCGATTCAAATTGGCCTTGCTCTTCCCTTTGCGTCTTTGCGGTTCAAAGAATCTCCTCGCCTTTCGCCCCTAGCTCGCCGGTTCCGCTGGCCGGTATACTGCGGCGAGTTGAGTGATTGTGCCGGCGCGGCGCAGTGTGAACCTGGTGGGCCGGGCGGCTGTCATTCAACCAATACCCACGTGATATCCCGCGCCCCTTTTGCACCAGAAAAGCTGTCTATGATTCGCGTTGCGGTCCTGGGAGCGACGGGCTATTCGGCCCTGGAACTGATCAAGATTCTGCTCCGCCATCCCGAGGTCGAGATCACCGTCGCCACCAGCCGGCAGGAAGGGAACCCCCCCTTGGCGATGGTTCATCCCTGGCTCACCAACCGCATCGACCTGCGGCTCGAAGAGCCTTCGCCCGAGACGATTGGCTCGCGGGCCGATTGCGTGTTCAGTTGTTTGCCCCACTGCGTGGTGACGGCTTCGGTGCCGAAGTTTCTGGCCGCCAACTGCAAGGTGATCGACTTGAGCGCTGACTACCGGCTGCGCGATCCGGCGGTCTATGCCCAGTGGTACAACGAGAAGCACGGCGATCCTGAACACTTGGGCGAAGCGGTGTACGGCCTGCCCGAGTTGTTTCGTGAAAAGATTCCGGCGGCGCGCTTGATCGCCAACCCCGGTTGCTATCCGACGTCGGCCATCTTGGCGCTCGCGCCCTTGCTGAAGACCGGCCTGGTCGAGGCCGGCGACATCATCGTCGACAGCAAGAGCGGCGTCTCGGGGGCCGGGCGCACGCCCAAGCTGACCACGCTGTTTCCCGAGTGCAATGAAAGCCTGTCGGCGTACAACGTCGGCCGGCATCGCCACACGCCCGAGATCAATCAGGTGTTGAACATGGCCAGCGGGGCCGACGTGAACGTGATCTTCACGCCGCATCTGGTACCGATGGACCGCGGCATTCTGACCACCACCTACTCGCGGCCGGTCAAGCCGGTGACCGAGGAGCAGGTGATGGACACGCTGAAAAAGTTCTACGAAGACGAGCCATTCGTCCGCGTGGTCAGCCATCTACCCGGCACCAAGGACGTGGCGCACAGCAACTTCTGTGACGTGACGGCCCGCGTCGTCGGGGGGCGGATCGTCACGATCAGTTGCCTGGATAACTTGATCAAAGGCGCCGCCGGCGCCGCCGTGCAGAACTTCAATTTGATCCACGGCTTTCCCGAGACGCTGGCCTTGCCCTAGTGGCGCCGGCCGGGCGTCCGCCTGCTTTGCGACACGATTATTCCGCGAGAGAGTCACCTGCCATGTCGCTTCCGATTGCTCAAGGGTTTCAGTTCGCCGGCGTTTATTGCGGTATCAAGCGGAACACCAGCAAGCTCGATTGCAGCCTGGTGCTGTCCGATCGGCCCGCCGTGGCCGTGGGCGTGTACACGCGGAATCTGGTGTTTGCCGCGCCGGTGGGGCTCGACCGCAGTCGGACCCCCAGCGACAAGATGCGTGGCGTGGTGATCAACTCGGGGAACGCCAACGCTTGTACGGGCGAGCGGGGCGCGCGCGACGCCGAGCGAATGGCCGAGCTGGCCGGTTCGATCTGCGGCGTCCAGCCGACCGAGATGCTGGTGATGTCGACCGGCGTGATCGGCGAGTTCCTGCCGATGGAGAAGATCGCCGCCGGCATCAATCTGTGCGCGAACCAGTTGGCCGGCAATGAAGACGCGCTGGTCGCGGCCGCGCGCGGAATGCTGACCACCGACACGCGCCACAAGATCGGCAGCCGCCAGGTCAAGCTAGGCAATCGAACCGTGACGATCACCGGCATGGCCAAGGGGGCCGCGATGATCGGCCCGAACATGGCCACGATGCTGGGGTTGCTGTTGACCGACGCGCCGCTGGCCACGGCCAGCGCCCAGAGCGCGCTGAAGGAAGCCGTTCACGACAGCTTCAACAGCATCAGCGTCGATGGTCATATGAGCACCAACGATACGGTGCTGCTGCTAGCCAATGGCGCCGCCGGCGGCGCGCCGCTGGCCGGTGACGAACTGGCCGGATTCCAGGCGGCGCTCAATGAGTTAAGCGCTGAACTCGCGCGGGCCATTCCGGCCGACGGCGAAGGGGCGACGCACCTGATCACGATCGAAATCATCGGCTGTGCCGATCGCGCTGCGGCCCACCGCATTGCCAAGACCGTGGCCGAAAGCCCGTTGGTCAAGACAGCCATCACCGGGGCCGACCCCAATTGGGGGCGGATCGTTTCGGCGGCGGGTTACGCCGGCGTGCCGTTCGATCCGAATCAGGTGACGCTCCACTTGAATGGCGAACTGCTGTACGAGCACGGCTCGCCGGTGGCGTTTGACGAGACGGCAGTCAGCAAGACGATCAAAGAGAATCGAGACGTGTCGATCGTCCTCCGCTTCGGTGAAGGGTCGGGCAAGGCCCGCTTCTGGACGACCGATTTAACGGCCGAGTACGTCCACCTGAACGCGGACTATCACACGTAGGCCGGCCGTTATCACTTAGGCGTTTCACGGAGCGGAAGGCTCGTTTCCACGCCTTGGCCACGACTCGCTTGGCGCATAGGGCAAGCCATCGCAACTCATTGCCATAGTGGAGCTTACCGAGCCGCTTCAGGTCCGTTTATGCCGATTATGCGGGCGGCCCGCCAGCCTCATAGATGTAAGAATGGGTAAACTGAATTGAATAGAAAATGTAGGGTGACTAGCATAAACCTCTAGTGATCGGCCACTCGGCCGCTCTAACATCAAATAGCCTTATCCTCAGGGCCATCGGTCATGCTCAACGGCAAAAAAGTTGTCGTCGTCATGCCGGCGTACAACGCCGAAAAGACGCTCCGTCGCACCGTGGACGAGATTCCCCGCGACGTGGTCGATCATCTGATCCTGGTCGATGACTGTAGTCGCGACAACACGGCCGAGTTGGCCGCTTCGCTCGGCATCACGACCTTCGTCCACCGCAATAACTTCGGCTATGGGCGGAACCAGAAGACCTGTTATCGCCAGGCGCTGAAGCTGGGGGCTGACATCGTCGTGATGTTGCACCCCGACTATCAGTACACGCCGAAGCTGATCACGGCCATGGCCAGCTTGATCGCCCACGGCGAGTTTGACGTGGTGCTCGGCTCGCGCATCTTGGGCACCGGCGCGCTGGCCGGCGGGATGCCGCTGTACAAGTACATTTCCAATCGTTTCCTGACGCTGTTCCAGAACATTTTGCTGCGGCACAAGCTGTCCGAGTATCACACCGGCTATCGCGCCTTCTCGCGCGAGGTACTGACCAGCTTGCCGTTGAACGAAAACTCGGATGACTTCCTGTTCGACAACGAGATGCTGACCCAGGCGGTCTACTTCGACTATCGGATCGGCGAGATCACCTGCCCAACCAAGTACTTTGAAGACGCCTCGTCGATTTCCTTCCGCCGTTCGGTAAAGTACGGCGTCGGCGTGTTGTGGACCAGCGTGCGGTTTCGCGCCGAGCGTTGGGGCTTGGCGCATTCCGCCATCTTCAATCGGCAAGGTCGCAAGCTGGATGACACCGACTCGGCCAAGCCGACGTATTACGCCGCGTTTCAGTTGCAGGCATAGGCCGAGGACGCCATGGCTGACGCCAGCTTGACGATGTTCGATACTCAACCTGCCGCGGCCGCTCCGGCCGGCTCGCCCGTGGTCGTTGCGCAAGCCAAAGCTGGCGCAAGCGGCCAGGATTCCGACACACGCCCTGCGAGCCCGCCGCTTTCAGCCGCCGAGTTGTCCGACGCGATTTTCTCGCAGTCGTGGAATTGCCCGCTCTGCCGGGCGGCCGATGCCGCGCCGGTGTGGCGGAACTTGCCACCGCGCTCGACCGGCGGCGGGCCGAGCGAGTTCCGACTGTGCCAATGTCGCGAGTGCGAGTTGGTGTTCACGGTCCCGCAGCTCACCGGCGAGCAGGTTGGCCCCTACTATCCGGCCCGGTATTACGGCCACAAGAACGCGCGGTT encodes the following:
- a CDS encoding glycosyltransferase family 2 protein, translated to MLNGKKVVVVMPAYNAEKTLRRTVDEIPRDVVDHLILVDDCSRDNTAELAASLGITTFVHRNNFGYGRNQKTCYRQALKLGADIVVMLHPDYQYTPKLITAMASLIAHGEFDVVLGSRILGTGALAGGMPLYKYISNRFLTLFQNILLRHKLSEYHTGYRAFSREVLTSLPLNENSDDFLFDNEMLTQAVYFDYRIGEITCPTKYFEDASSISFRRSVKYGVGVLWTSVRFRAERWGLAHSAIFNRQGRKLDDTDSAKPTYYAAFQLQA
- a CDS encoding N-acetyl-gamma-glutamyl-phosphate reductase, which codes for MIRVAVLGATGYSALELIKILLRHPEVEITVATSRQEGNPPLAMVHPWLTNRIDLRLEEPSPETIGSRADCVFSCLPHCVVTASVPKFLAANCKVIDLSADYRLRDPAVYAQWYNEKHGDPEHLGEAVYGLPELFREKIPAARLIANPGCYPTSAILALAPLLKTGLVEAGDIIVDSKSGVSGAGRTPKLTTLFPECNESLSAYNVGRHRHTPEINQVLNMASGADVNVIFTPHLVPMDRGILTTTYSRPVKPVTEEQVMDTLKKFYEDEPFVRVVSHLPGTKDVAHSNFCDVTARVVGGRIVTISCLDNLIKGAAGAAVQNFNLIHGFPETLALP
- a CDS encoding HEAT repeat domain-containing protein is translated as MRKMCLVLAVSLSAVAASAAAQAPSPARSADPVRLARLITDLGSNQYEVRVEANQALAELGPAARGVLETALKSDDPEVRLRAGELLRRVKIEELLAPSRIAFPTARGSAGKLIAQLSEQAGNHVMLGDQYGGFHDKDIELEQPSGTFWPLLDEICRKSEHRVRAHYDTRQPGLVVIDGGQTSYPTAYSGPVRAQIISARRNFSEDLDYEQVTSERSHTFQVTFALVWEDRFRLVAYRAQPELVSALTDKQTDLAATPPAASGWNVAGSGTRQVTMSMRLHPPVTTAKQLDTFHLRWGVMAVGDYAALEVSDLTPGKIHQQDDVELQIESLPTEAAARCEVCVVVHREQMVTEPRDVVFQEYEFDLFDTDGRMYRRQSQTNSFADDGARSKLTFQAESPGSKPGKLRFSYPRLRAERNLEIVFRDVPLPRARPE
- the argJ gene encoding bifunctional glutamate N-acetyltransferase/amino-acid acetyltransferase ArgJ produces the protein MSLPIAQGFQFAGVYCGIKRNTSKLDCSLVLSDRPAVAVGVYTRNLVFAAPVGLDRSRTPSDKMRGVVINSGNANACTGERGARDAERMAELAGSICGVQPTEMLVMSTGVIGEFLPMEKIAAGINLCANQLAGNEDALVAAARGMLTTDTRHKIGSRQVKLGNRTVTITGMAKGAAMIGPNMATMLGLLLTDAPLATASAQSALKEAVHDSFNSISVDGHMSTNDTVLLLANGAAGGAPLAGDELAGFQAALNELSAELARAIPADGEGATHLITIEIIGCADRAAAHRIAKTVAESPLVKTAITGADPNWGRIVSAAGYAGVPFDPNQVTLHLNGELLYEHGSPVAFDETAVSKTIKENRDVSIVLRFGEGSGKARFWTTDLTAEYVHLNADYHT
- a CDS encoding ferrochelatase; this translates as MDTPIDSFLLVSFGGPEGPDDVLPFLENVLRGRNVPRERMLTVAEHYQQFGGVSPINAQNRALLVALRDELRRHGPELPLYFGNRNWHPLLPDTLRQMAADGRRRAVAFFTSAFSSYSGCRQYRENVMAAQQEVGTSAPRVDKLRMFYNHPGFVEPSIENVVSAWRQVPESRRAAARVVFTAHSIPSAMADQCKYEDQLRETAGLIMTALPGAAWQLAYQSRSGPPNQPWLEPDILDVLRTLAAEGVRDVVVMPVGFVSDHLEVMYDLDTAAQQLAHELGMNLVRAATVGTHPRFVTMIRELIVERIAAEQGGAPARPALGCLGPSHDVCPVDCCLPPARPAGRNA
- a CDS encoding sugar kinase; this encodes MNDSPACLSVGLLVADHICAPIPHLPQSGQLVLTDRLELTTGGCASNVAMDLARVGVKSGLIGCVGDDAFAQFVIDTHRDAGIAVDGIRRIAGVGTAGTMIINVTGQDRRFIHALGANAALSADDIPLDLVRRSRVLYVGGYLLMAGLDPARLGEVFRAARAAGVTTVLDVVLPGPGDYWPQLGPVLTETDVFLPNRDEAAIITGAHDPKQQALRLREAGAGTVVITAGDEGLTVVSGERRLLAAAHRMPFVGGTGAGDAFVAGYIAGLLDEGSLEQCLAWGAALGASCVRSISATASVFTRPEAIEFIQQHPLQIESW
- a CDS encoding CehA/McbA family metallohydrolase → MPHRITQSIATALACLALLSCNAPLRAEPLTPVADVEAQPLAAQAARVADALNMVGAPLEPAARQQLAAALAEQDATARVRGIQQVLDPLCLAQVNINPESRVKVARGLAAAQLMQHGWSVFLVKVINEAGVTAPLRVSSPNAAPLHRRSSGSPAPKDILPAEQVEARWMDVGQYTDQPLAKELSALKVEYRVVELYSRDAGKREAKLMFDVGQGTQDLGFRSELNVLFDCAPAQAVTLRVLDTDGRPTTGHFVFRDGRGRVYPSRTRRLAPDFFFHDQVYRADGENVLLPPGKFTVVYGRGPEYRVLSREINVVAGQPSTETFSLRRWIKLADQGWYSGDHHVHAAGCSHYESPTEGVQPADMMRHILGEDLNVGCVLSWGPCWYHQKQFFEGKTHSLSTRDYLMRYDVEVSGFPSSHCGHLCLLRLKEDDYRGVSTIEEWPSWDLPILQWGQEQGSVVGFSHSGWGLKIESTKLPNLEMPKFDGIGANEYIVDTVHGACDFISTVDTPAHWELNIWYHTLNCGMTTRISGETDFPCIYGERIGLGRSYVKLGKQQLDYDTWAEGIRQGRSYVSDGLSHVYDFKVEQLGVGEPGAKDADGKERASVLAAKANQPLKVTVNAAAWLDETPKAEIRNKRWDEKPYWHPERARLDDSRRVPVELLVNGQAVERREIAADGTITPLEFTIKPGRSCWVAVRILPTSHTNPIWIEVDGQPVRASRASAQWCLDAVDVCWNAKQKKIRDDEREAAAAAYEVARQAYRKILAESAVD